From the Streptomyces sp. KMM 9044 genome, one window contains:
- a CDS encoding carbohydrate ABC transporter permease has product MTVDRTAATAAPPAKNTAAPAPPRRRRNWAPVFFLLPFFIPFVLFTLVPVGYAFYQSLLRTERTGGTFGRKTTVFAGLEQYREVFGDAEFLGSVGRVLLFGLVQIPVMLALALALALLLDSTVARLKRFFRIAYFVPYGIPGVIAALMWAFLYDPRLSPVVDLLEKAGSAPDFLGSSMMLWSIGNIVTWTYTGYNMLIIYAALQAVPSDIYEAARMDGAGEATIAWRIKIPILRPALILTGVFSIIGTLQLFTEPQVLRSISTSVTSTYTPNLAAYSLASSDNYSEAAAMSVTLALATFVLSFGFLKLTGRKAGS; this is encoded by the coding sequence ATGACCGTCGACCGGACAGCCGCGACAGCGGCGCCGCCAGCGAAGAACACCGCAGCTCCCGCTCCGCCGCGCCGCAGACGGAACTGGGCGCCCGTCTTCTTCCTCCTGCCGTTCTTCATACCGTTCGTACTGTTCACCCTGGTGCCGGTCGGCTACGCCTTCTACCAGAGCCTGCTCAGGACGGAACGGACCGGCGGCACCTTCGGCCGCAAGACGACCGTGTTCGCCGGTCTCGAGCAGTACAGGGAAGTGTTCGGCGACGCCGAGTTCCTCGGCAGCGTCGGCCGGGTACTGCTCTTCGGCCTGGTGCAGATCCCGGTGATGCTGGCCCTGGCCCTGGCGCTCGCGCTGCTGCTGGACTCCACGGTCGCCCGCCTCAAGCGCTTCTTCCGCATCGCCTACTTCGTGCCGTACGGCATCCCCGGCGTGATCGCCGCACTGATGTGGGCCTTCCTGTACGACCCACGCCTGTCGCCCGTCGTGGACCTGCTCGAGAAGGCCGGGTCCGCGCCGGACTTCCTCGGCTCGTCGATGATGCTCTGGTCCATCGGCAACATCGTGACCTGGACCTACACCGGGTACAACATGCTGATCATCTACGCCGCGCTACAGGCCGTCCCGTCCGACATCTACGAGGCGGCGCGCATGGACGGAGCGGGCGAGGCGACGATCGCCTGGCGCATCAAGATCCCCATCCTGCGCCCGGCCCTCATCCTGACGGGTGTCTTCTCGATCATCGGGACCCTGCAACTGTTCACCGAACCACAGGTGCTGCGCTCCATCTCCACCAGCGTCACCAGCACCTACACACCGAACCTGGCGGCCTACTCGCTCGCCTCGTCGGACAACTACAGTGAGGCCGCCGCCATGTCGGTGACGCTGGCCCTGGCCACGTTCGTCCTGTCGTTCGGATTCCTCAAGCTCACGGGTCGAAAGGCTGGATCATGA
- a CDS encoding carbohydrate ABC transporter permease — protein sequence MSLLTDTAGAHAPAPASGTTPRGPRESRLSVVVATGFLAVIALYMLLPVFWLVVSATKNQGDLVGSFGLWFSDFHLIDNLRALFAKQDGVYLPWLLNSLLYAGAGAAVGTLLSAMAGYALAKYRFRGREFLFSVVLGGVLVPATALALPLFLLFAEVGATNTFWAVFLPSVVSPFGVYLSRIFAAASVPDELLEAARIDGSGELRTFFTMALRLMSPAMVTIFLFQFVVIWNNFLLPLVMLQDDRLYPVTLGLFTWQSQVSRDPSLQILSITGSLVSVVPIVITFLVLQRYWKAGLAAGAVKS from the coding sequence ATGAGCCTCCTCACCGACACCGCGGGCGCCCACGCGCCCGCGCCGGCCTCCGGGACGACACCGCGCGGCCCGCGGGAGAGCCGCCTCTCGGTGGTCGTCGCCACCGGTTTCCTGGCCGTGATCGCCCTCTACATGCTGCTTCCGGTGTTCTGGCTGGTCGTCTCGGCCACCAAGAACCAGGGCGACCTGGTCGGCTCTTTCGGCCTGTGGTTCTCCGACTTCCACCTGATCGACAACCTGCGGGCACTGTTCGCCAAGCAGGACGGGGTCTATCTGCCCTGGCTGCTCAACAGCCTCCTGTACGCCGGCGCGGGTGCGGCCGTCGGCACACTGCTGTCCGCCATGGCCGGCTATGCCTTGGCCAAGTACCGTTTCCGCGGGCGGGAGTTCCTGTTCTCCGTCGTGCTCGGCGGTGTGCTGGTCCCGGCCACGGCGCTCGCGCTGCCGCTGTTCCTGCTCTTCGCCGAGGTGGGCGCCACCAACACCTTCTGGGCGGTCTTCCTGCCCAGCGTCGTCAGCCCGTTCGGCGTCTACCTCTCGCGTATCTTCGCTGCCGCCTCCGTGCCCGACGAACTCCTGGAGGCCGCCCGTATCGACGGGTCGGGAGAGCTGCGGACCTTCTTCACCATGGCACTGCGGCTGATGTCGCCCGCCATGGTGACGATCTTCCTGTTCCAGTTCGTGGTCATCTGGAACAACTTCCTGCTACCGCTGGTGATGCTCCAGGACGACCGCCTCTACCCGGTCACCCTGGGCCTGTTCACCTGGCAGTCCCAGGTCAGCCGCGACCCCTCGCTGCAGATCCTCAGCATCACCGGGTCGCTCGTCTCGGTCGTCCCGATCGTCATCACCTTCCTGGTGCTCCAGCGCTACTGGAAGGCCGGTCTCGCGGCGGGGGCGGTGAAGTCGTGA
- a CDS encoding alpha-galactosidase → MTADRSSPLLHFRAGGTSLVLDCSGPRLPRVLHWGADLGDLGDGAPDGAGDLASLATASIAELGTSVPDVPVPVSVLPEQSAGWLGTPGLSGHREGADFSCAFTVRELRLTAPRSLTVEATDGQARLGLRWELELTSSGLVRHRAFLTNQGEGPYTLEALQLALPVPAHAAEVLDMTGRHLRERSPQRHGFTRGTHLRENRRGRTGVDATLVHTVGERGFGFRGGEVWGLHVAWSGNHRTFAERTNSGVSLLGGGELLLPGEVRLRPGATYGTPWMYGSYGQGLDDMAARFHAYLRQRSRHPAAPRPVTLNTWEAVYFRQDLDTLTALADAAAEVGAERFVLDDGWFCGRRDDRAGVGDWYVDPEVWPQGLHPLVEHVRSRGLQFGLWVEPEMINPDSDLARAHPEWTLSAAGRMPPEARHQQVLDLGRPEAYAYVLERLDALVTEYAIDYLKWDHNRDLVDAGSGARGIGGVHAQTTSVYALMDELRRRHPALEIESCSSGGARVDLGILERSDRVWTSDCIDALERQQIQCWTGLLLPPELMGAHVGAPVSHTTGRTHGLDFRAGTALFGHMGIEWDLTRATPGERRRLADWIEAHKRLRPLLHAGTVVHADHHDPALLVHGVVAPDLSRAVYAVVQTATSVQAPAGRVRLPGLAPDARYTLAPLPPGDEFRGPTTSPLPWWTPEGVTLSGRTLSVLGVQAPTLHPESLVLIEARRLAP, encoded by the coding sequence GTGACCGCCGACCGTTCTTCCCCTCTCCTCCATTTCCGTGCGGGGGGCACGAGCCTGGTCCTCGACTGCTCGGGGCCCCGCCTCCCACGGGTGCTGCACTGGGGAGCCGACCTCGGAGACCTGGGAGACGGCGCACCGGACGGCGCGGGCGACCTCGCCTCCCTCGCCACGGCGAGCATCGCCGAACTGGGCACCAGCGTTCCCGACGTCCCGGTCCCCGTGAGCGTGCTGCCCGAGCAGTCGGCCGGCTGGCTGGGTACACCGGGGCTGTCCGGGCACCGCGAGGGCGCCGACTTCTCCTGCGCCTTCACCGTCCGGGAGCTGCGGCTGACGGCCCCTCGCTCACTGACGGTCGAGGCCACGGACGGACAGGCCCGGCTCGGCCTGCGGTGGGAGCTGGAGCTGACCTCCTCCGGTCTCGTCCGCCATCGTGCGTTCCTCACCAACCAGGGTGAGGGCCCCTACACGCTGGAGGCACTGCAGCTCGCCCTGCCGGTACCGGCCCACGCCGCCGAAGTGCTCGACATGACCGGCCGCCACCTGCGGGAGCGCTCTCCGCAGCGGCACGGGTTCACCCGAGGCACGCACCTTCGGGAGAACCGTCGCGGCCGCACCGGCGTCGATGCGACGCTCGTCCACACCGTGGGTGAGCGCGGTTTCGGCTTCCGCGGCGGTGAGGTGTGGGGTCTGCACGTGGCGTGGAGCGGCAACCACCGCACGTTCGCCGAGCGGACGAACTCCGGCGTCTCGCTCCTGGGCGGCGGTGAGCTGCTCCTGCCGGGCGAGGTGCGTCTGCGGCCCGGCGCCACGTACGGGACTCCGTGGATGTACGGCTCCTACGGCCAGGGCCTGGACGACATGGCGGCCCGCTTCCACGCCTACCTGCGGCAACGCTCTCGTCATCCCGCCGCACCGCGGCCCGTCACACTCAACACCTGGGAGGCGGTCTACTTCCGGCAGGACCTGGACACCCTCACGGCCCTGGCGGACGCGGCGGCGGAGGTCGGCGCCGAACGGTTCGTGCTCGACGACGGCTGGTTCTGCGGACGCCGCGACGACCGGGCCGGGGTGGGCGACTGGTACGTGGACCCCGAGGTCTGGCCGCAGGGGCTGCATCCGCTCGTCGAACACGTCCGTTCCCGTGGGCTCCAGTTCGGTCTCTGGGTGGAACCCGAGATGATCAACCCGGACTCGGACCTGGCCAGGGCCCATCCGGAGTGGACACTGTCCGCGGCCGGGCGCATGCCGCCGGAGGCCCGGCACCAGCAGGTGCTCGATCTGGGCCGCCCGGAGGCGTACGCGTACGTGCTCGAACGCCTGGACGCCCTGGTCACCGAGTACGCCATCGACTACCTCAAGTGGGACCACAACCGCGACCTCGTCGACGCGGGCAGCGGTGCGCGCGGCATCGGCGGGGTGCACGCACAGACCACCTCGGTGTACGCGCTGATGGACGAACTGCGCCGACGCCACCCGGCACTGGAGATCGAGTCCTGTTCCTCGGGCGGCGCACGGGTGGACCTCGGAATCCTCGAACGCAGCGACCGGGTGTGGACGAGCGACTGCATCGACGCCCTGGAACGACAGCAGATCCAGTGCTGGACGGGCCTGCTGCTGCCTCCGGAGCTGATGGGCGCGCACGTCGGCGCGCCCGTCTCGCACACCACGGGCCGCACGCACGGTCTCGACTTCCGTGCCGGCACCGCGCTCTTCGGCCACATGGGCATCGAGTGGGACCTCACCCGGGCGACGCCCGGGGAACGCCGTCGGCTCGCCGACTGGATCGAGGCCCACAAGCGCCTCCGCCCGCTGCTGCACGCCGGGACGGTCGTCCACGCCGACCACCACGATCCCGCGCTGCTGGTGCACGGCGTCGTGGCCCCCGACCTGTCCCGTGCCGTCTACGCCGTGGTACAGACGGCGACGAGCGTGCAGGCCCCGGCGGGCCGCGTGCGCCTGCCCGGCCTGGCGCCGGACGCGCGCTACACCCTTGCCCCGCTGCCGCCGGGGGACGAGTTCCGGGGGCCGACGACGAGCCCGCTGCCCTGGTGGACACCGGAGGGTGTCACGCTGTCGGGCCGTACCCTGTCCGTCCTCGGCGTCCAGGCGCCCACCCTCCACCCGGAAAGCCTGGTGCTGATCGAGGCCCGGCGGCTCGCGCCCTGA
- a CDS encoding TspO/MBR family protein, giving the protein MTGAPPGKDLRPRSSSLLLLLLLLAICYAVAALGGVAAADPGSTYRSLERPAWAPPSWLFGPVWTALYATIAVSAWLVLRRRPLAEVKAEIVLWGAQLAFNLAWTPLFFTAGRYGLAFLDICLLLAALGTTMLLFRRTSQAASLVLVPYALWTLYAAALNLAIWQLNA; this is encoded by the coding sequence ATGACGGGAGCCCCGCCCGGGAAGGACCTGCGCCCCCGCTCCTCCTCGCTCCTGCTGCTGCTCCTGCTTCTCGCGATCTGTTACGCGGTGGCCGCTCTGGGCGGTGTCGCGGCCGCGGACCCGGGCAGCACGTACCGCTCACTCGAGCGCCCCGCGTGGGCCCCGCCCTCCTGGCTGTTCGGTCCGGTCTGGACGGCGCTGTACGCCACCATCGCCGTCTCCGCCTGGCTCGTACTGCGCCGCCGGCCACTGGCGGAGGTCAAGGCGGAGATCGTCCTGTGGGGCGCGCAGCTTGCCTTCAACCTGGCCTGGACGCCGTTGTTCTTCACCGCCGGCCGGTACGGCCTCGCGTTCCTCGACATCTGCCTGCTCCTGGCCGCTCTCGGCACCACGATGCTGCTTTTCCGGCGCACGAGCCAGGCCGCCTCCCTCGTCCTCGTCCCTTACGCACTGTGGACGCTGTACGCAGCGGCCCTCAACCTCGCCATCTGGCAGCTCAACGCCTGA
- a CDS encoding WhiB family transcriptional regulator codes for MPDGCRPSLFGSDLFPAARGWIREAACVGGDPELFFPPAERENESQVARARAVCRRCRVLLACRRWAVEHGEDTGIWGAITAAQRRAIRRELLDGPERRRTTGKTVRARRE; via the coding sequence GTGCCGGACGGCTGTCGGCCTTCCCTCTTCGGCTCCGACCTGTTCCCCGCCGCACGCGGGTGGATCCGCGAGGCCGCGTGCGTGGGCGGGGACCCCGAGCTGTTCTTCCCTCCGGCCGAGCGGGAGAACGAGTCCCAGGTCGCTCGCGCCCGTGCGGTCTGCCGTCGCTGCCGCGTCCTGCTCGCCTGCCGCCGGTGGGCCGTCGAGCATGGGGAGGACACCGGTATCTGGGGGGCGATCACCGCCGCGCAGCGTCGCGCCATCCGGCGGGAGCTGCTCGACGGCCCGGAGAGACGACGAACGACGGGGAAGACGGTTCGCGCGCGTCGGGAATGA